One genomic region from Phragmites australis chromosome 1, lpPhrAust1.1, whole genome shotgun sequence encodes:
- the LOC133922239 gene encoding peroxidase 1-like translates to MALGRLLVRLLMVVASVLPASANAGLAVGFYNESCPQAEDLVLAEMRAIVEKDKTLAPALLRFMFHDCFVRGCDGSIMLISRNGKGERDAIPSYSLRGYDEVERIKAKLEEVCPLTVSCADIIVMAARDAVHLSNGPRYAVETGRRDGKASSDFDTNNDLPPPSTNIVDLKTYFSVKSLGWKDLVVLSGSHTIGKAQCSTFAGDRLYNYSGKGVQDPSLNKTYAADLRQACEAGVPDDKTLVEMDPGSPYTFDLDYYRDVYSNTSLFVSDQALLDDQWTREYVARMATAASLDEYFADYATAMTNMGRIEVLTGDNGEIRKVCGAYVD, encoded by the exons ATGGCATTGGGCCGCCTCCTCGTGAGGCTGCTGATGGTCGTCGCGAGCGTGCTGCCGGCAAGCGCGAACGCCGGGCTCGCGGTCGGGTTCTACAACGAGTCGTGCCCGCAGGCGGAGGACCTGGTGCTCGCCGAGATGCGGGCAATCGTCGAGAAGGACAAGACCCTCGCGCCGGCGCTGCTGCGGTTCATgttccacgactgcttcgtcagG GGGTGCGACGGATCGATCATGCTCATCTCGCGGAACGGGAAGGGTGAGAGGGACGCCATCCCGAGCTACAGCCTCCGCGGCTACGACGAGGTCGAGCGGATCAAGGCCAAGCTGGAGGAGGTGTGCCCGCTCACCGTGTCGTGCGCGGACATCATCGTCATGGCGGCCCGGGACGCCGTGCACCTG AGCAATGGGCCGCGGTACGCGGTAGAGACCGGACGCCGGGACGGCAAGGCGTCGTCAGACTTCGACACCAACAACGACCTCCCGCCCCCCAGCACCAACATTGTCGACCTCAAGACCTACTTCAGCGTCAAGAGCTTGGGCTGGAAGGACCTCGTCGTCCTATCAG GAAGCCACACGATAGGGAAGGCGCAGTGCTCCACGTTCGCGGGGGACCGGCTGTACAACTACAGCGGGAAGGGGGTGCAGGACCCGTCGCTGAACAAGACGTACGCGGCGGACCTGAGGCAGGCGTGCGAGGCCGGCGTCCCCGATGACAAGACGCTGGTGGAGATGGACCCCGGGAGCCCCTACACCTTCGACCTGGATTACTACCGGGACGTGTACAGCAACACGAGCCTCTTCGTCTCCGATCAGGCGCTCCTGGACGACCAGTGGACCAGGGAGTACGTGGCGCGGATGGCGACCGCGGCGTCGCTGGACGAGTACTTCGCCGACTACGCGACCGCCATGACCAACATGGGCAGAATCGAGGTGCTCACGGGCGACAACGGGGAGATCAGGAAGGTCTGCGGCGCGTACGTTGACTAA